The nucleotide window CAACATACGCACACACAACCAATTGCTGAAAATTCCccccatcaacttggacatggatgtagatgaggtaattgcaACCCAACCTGCAGATCCtaatgtgaggcctcaaggaaggaaggtTGCGAAAGAAGCAatacggaaaggaaagaaggcagtGAAAGATCAAAATCCTTTGTCAAGCACTCTCGAGAGTATAgcgaacaaccaaatagaggcaaccGTGGGCAAGAAAAAAATCAATGACGAATTTgctcgaagtctccaagaggaagagaaaagagcatgtatcctcttgcaaatcgaaatgcgaaaagagcaactcctatttcaagaaaggcaagatcgaattaaagagagggaagagcgaaataaagagagggaagagcgaaataaagagagggaagagcgtattatggagattgatacaagtcAAATGACGTCAAATAGAaagcgttattggtcaagaaagcaaaagaagatagcgGAGCAAGAAGAACTTGGCGAGCAGACGCCACCatctatgggtggatactatctGCAATGAAATTACAGTGGTGCattcccacaaccaaattttggtggtgcatacccacaacctctttaccccggtgcatacccacaaccaccttgcCCCGATGGATTCCCACCATCTCCCTTCACtggtggattcccacaacccccTTATCTCGGTGGTTACTAtccacaaccaccttaccccgggggatatcctacacaaccacaattttcacctttctctACGGGTGATTCACCCaccctaaccctaatgatgaactttcaaacacaaattggattcctagagaggatgaggatcatgatttgaataatgaggtgattatgcatgttgtgtaattgtattgtacttattcctagtttttcatttatgtaagcgactatttaatgaaataaaagttgtatttgaaAATTCCTCTTATTAAAGCACATTCCTCTTATCAAAATCATAGCACATAATAAACATAAtacaaaccaaattaaaatcacactgacataaaaaacatagacattagccaaattaaaagcacaccaacttcccaaaacataatacaagccaaattcaaagcacacaaacataacaaaacatagATATTTAGCCTATTATTCCAAAAATTCTATATTATGATCTAGATCTCCATGTTGCCTTGAACGTTCCAGAAATGCTCTATCAAATCTTCTTGAAGGTTTGAGTGACTGTTTGCACTTCTAATGGCATCATATCGATCCATGAATCCGTTGAAGTAATAACCATCTATACCAACAGGATCGAAGTCTTCACCGGTAGGTCCTTCCCAAACCTGGGCCAACCTGGGCCTCATAGTgttatcctcttcttcatcggacTCCAAATCCTCATCGCTGTCATCTGGTCTTTCATCCTCAattatcatgttgtgtaatataatataAGTCAACATGATGTATCGAAGGTCATCTCTATCCCAGCCACAAGCTGCTCCTCGAACAATACTAAAGCGCGTCTGTAAAATTCTGAAACATCTTTCCACATCCTTCCTGTACCCCTCTTGAGCTTGGGAAAACTTCAAATCCTTGGGTCATGTAGGCCTTGGAATTGATTTCACGAAAGTCGCCCATTGCGGATAGATACCATCAGCGAGATAGTACCCTAAATTGTGAATCCTGTTATTCACTTGAAATTGGATCTGAGTGGCTTGACCAGCAGTGAGCTCGTCAAACAACGGGGACTTAGCAAGCACGTTGAGGTCGTTGCATGATCCAGGCATTCCAAAGAAGGCATGCCATATCCATGTGTCATAAGAAGCGACTGCTTCGAGGATGATAGTCGGCATACGTTTTCTTCCGCTGTATTCTCCAGCCCAACCTGTtgggcaattcttccattgccagtACATGCAGTCGAAGCTTCCAATCATCCCAGGAAAGCCTCTTATCTCAGCTTTGGCGAGAAGTCTTCTGAGGTCGGCAGGAGTAAGAGCTCAGAGGTATTCTGCCGAGTACAGATTAACGATTCATCTTGTAAATCGTTTCAGAGCCTCAATGGCGGTAGATTTCCCCATCCGACAATACTCAGCGCATTGATCTGCCCCGGCACCATAAGCAAGCATTCTTAAGGAACATGTCAGCTTCTGCTGGGGAAGTAGTCCGACTTTCTTTGCAGCATCTGATTTATGGACAAAGTACGGGTCATAGCGATAAAGGTCAGTGGAGATGCGGTTGAAAACATTGTGACTCATCCTGTACCGTGTCCGGAATACCTCTTCACTGAAAACTGGACGCTCCACAAAGTAATCTTCTGTCATGTTTTTCCCTCTTGATTCCCTAAATCGCTTCTCA belongs to Rosa chinensis cultivar Old Blush chromosome 4, RchiOBHm-V2, whole genome shotgun sequence and includes:
- the LOC112199345 gene encoding uncharacterized protein LOC112199345, whose product is MIGSFDCMYWQWKNCPTGWAGEYSGRKRMPTIILEAVASYDTWIWHAFFGMPGSCNDLNVLAKSPLFDELTAGQATQIQFQVNNRIHNLGYYLADGIYPQWATFTRFSIVRGAACGWDRDDLRYIMLTYIILHNMIIEDERPDDSDEDLESDEEEDNTMRPRLAQVWEGPTGEDFDPVGIDGYYFNGFMDRYDAIRSANSHSNLQEDLIEHFWNVQGNMEI
- the LOC112199346 gene encoding uncharacterized protein LOC112199346; protein product: MKRLWAKYRQSRDEDLEELCMTNALVVAAAAEAEASSGSRRRGSQQGRAQNEKRFRESRGKNMTEDYFVERPVFSEEVFRTRYRMSHNVFNRISTDLYRYDPYFVHKSDAAKKVGLLPQQKLTCSLRMLAYGAGADQCAEYCRMGKSTAIEALKRFTR